TTTGTGCATTCTGGACAGCTAGAGTCATcttcttttactttttagtgGATATAACTGTGAACAATATAAGTGTAAATTGCAATATAAACCGAAATATTGCATACTTTAAACTTAATATATGGAAATTTATAAgtatcatatatatacaatatataatatatatatgaaagatACATCTGAAGAGTTTTCTCTATCCGCTCATATCAATTTTAAGTCCGGTTTCGGGAGATGCTATTCTAAAACCCAGCCGACAAAACTAACCGAAACTAGTGTACGTCTGATCGGTTATTGCTTTCTTAAACATGGGGTAAGTGAGTCGATATATGTGTATGAGTTAGTTTTCTTGCTAATATTCTTTCATACGTACACAACAGTTTCGGTTAGATTTGTCAATTCGGCCTTATTAAACTCAGAAACTTTACcaaaaatgtatgtgtgcgctcTTGACTAGTTTTCAAGTTATTTAACCGATAGGTGGCTGCTGGGTATGTTTTTGTCTGTGTATGTTCGCATACAAGTATGCGAGACGaagcaaagcgaagcaaaatgCTGGCCAACCCTCATCTTTTAATGCGTTGAAAATCAGCTGTtgttatttcttttcttttgttttccaATTCTCTTAATTCGTAccgcacaaaacaaaaaacgtaaataaaataaattaacaataaattttagatacaatagtattttataatattcagaGAAAATAATGGAGGAGAAAACAATGGAGGAGAAGTTAATCGAGACAGTTAAATTGCACCCGTGTCTCTTCGATAAAAGCTCGCTTCTTTTTCGGGACAAAACGTTGAAGGAGCAAGCGTGGCAGACAGCGTCAATTGCAACGGGAGCCTCAagttagtatttattatttttataattgctagtaaaaatgttattatatttcTCTATTTCATTAGTTGAACATTGTAAACAGCGCTGGAAGTCGCTACGTGACCGATTTGTGCGGGAGGTGGTGGCGCAGCAATCGAAGTCGGAGGATGCTGCGGAGGAGAAGAATGAGTGGAGCTATTTCGAGTCAATgcgttttttaacaaaacacgTTAATCCTAGAAAGTAAATTACAAATACATTAATGTATCTAACTATCTATGTATATTAGTGTTATTCTATTCTTATTTGCAGAACGAAAGGCAATGCACAATGGTCCATCGACGACCAGCTAAATTACAGTAATTCACCCGAAACACCACAGAGCGACTCGTATCAAACCACTGATTGCCAGTGGGTAGAAACGCTGCAGGACGAAAGTGGACTAAATGAGAGCGAAAGCAGCATCGAGGCACCGAGATCCAAAAAGCGGTCGAAACGTCAGCGGCTGTACGAGGAGACACTCGAACCTTTTAGTCATCCTTGTAGTAATGTTGAGACGGTGTTCTCTAAGAAGGAGGAGTTCAAGAATAAGGCAGTTTTAGCCATGTTGGACGAACTTCTGCAGAAAAAATCAGAGGAAGTGCAGGAAAGCAAGGGTGCACACGAACGTTTCATTTGCCTTTGTGGAACTATCGAGAGAGTGATCTCTGCTAAAGAGGAGTCCAAAAATAAggcatttttaacttttttggaCGAACTTCTGCAAAAGAAATCAGAGGAAGTGCAGGAGAGTTTGAAAATGGAAATTTTAAACCATGTTCataattcttaatatttttataattggtATAGGATACCCATTACGTATATATGAATCATAGATTACACATACAGatagttttaatttaacataaaaacaCTCACTCAACTTACCGAGTTGTTTCACTTAGCGCGTAACTTAATTTTATGTAATAGAAAGTAAAATGCACTTTTTGGGGGTCAACCACTTTTATTTACGTAATTTTCTAATGATTTTTAGGcaagaaactttttttaagttattcatatatattttatatgtactttatatttaaacatagaatagagcaaaataaaattatttattatattacaaaatatttttaatatttcgtagAAAACCATATATTCCtaataatttcagcatttttttttatacccttaacagtgAAATCATAAAGTGAGCTGTAAAGTTGGAAATCACTAAGCGGGTATATTGAGGCTAGAGTGAGGTCTAAACAGATTGAAATAACTTTTGGCATTACTTAAGTACACTCAAGAATATGTTtacatgcaattttataaagacaatttacacattgaccgatatattggGCATAAAGACTCACCGTTCCGTCGACAGTTGGGTAAACGGACTCAAATTTTTCTCCGACAAAGGATTGTCAACCCAGCAGCATTCCTCCAAATTACTTCAGGGATGTTTTCTCCCGCTACAACAACTCAAACAAGTCTgctaaataacgaaaatcattatgttTATGATTATCATTGTATGAGATCTGGGTTAATTGCTGAACCTAGTTTAACCATTTTCGGCACCAcactatacttgtagtatatctaatattaaacGATCACTTAACTTTTCAATATATCTTAATTAGCGACTGTCACCGATGAGGTGGGGTGAATTTAACGCATACTGACGATGACTACCGAAACAAACCAAGTACCCGCTCTCCAACGAAACCTTCTTTATTATCAATTGGACGTGAGACAGCAGTACCGTTGAGTGCGTCAACTACTTTCGATGCATTGGATgtaaaattgcaaagctcaAAACCAGCATCCGTATGACTCGCTCGGACCTCTTGGGATATAGAGATGGCCTCCTCTTCCGAGCAGAAGCTATCAACGAAGTCATCGACATAGTGGTGGTCCAATATCGCTTTAACCGCACGGGCAGTGGTGCTGCGATCATCTTGGTGCTCCAATGCGTTTACTTTTTTGACATAATCTGCGGCACATGGTGAACAGGCAGCACCACATGTCATCACGCACATTTCGTAAACGTTCGGGGGATGAGAGGCGCCACCACCATGCCAGAGAAACCGCTGTGCGCATCTATCGTCTTTTCGTATAAGGACTTGGTGGAACATCTCCTTTATGTCTCCACATACGGCGATCACGCCTTCAAGAAAGTGGAATAATATCGACGGCAAAGGCCGATATTTTTGTGGACCCTTCTTACCTCAGCAGCGGCGTCAAATACCATGCATAGCTTTTCGGGTTTGTTGGGATTGGAAATGGCAAAGTGCGGCAAATACCAAGTCTTAGGGGTAGATATAGCTGCTTCTACTGGTGACAATTTACGAGCATATTTCTTTCTGACGTAGGCGTTCATGATGGCCTTCATGATGTCCATGGGTGCGGCTCTGACACCGAAATTCACGGTCTTGAAGAAGTCAGCTACCATATTGTGGAAAGACTGATCAGCTTGGCGGTTCGTAAACAAACACGATGCTGGAGATGGTAGCGTAGTTGAAGTTGGACCAAACACCACCCATCCCAACTCCGTATTGGCAATAAATGGACCATGCGGGTTTACCTTCATAGTTGTCGATGGCAATCTTAAATGGCAATGATCAAGACCAATCAAGAGTCTGGGCCTGACCTGGGCATAAGGTTGTACTGAAAGCCGGCTTACATGTTTAAAGTTGTGATCCAAATCGTCCTTGCTTAAACTCTGTAGAGGAAGCTGCAAGTTTGGTACAGCATACACATTGCGGAGgttgtgttgtttttgcataCCGGCACCACTAATAAGCAAGTCTACCACAAACGTTGACTCCTGCGCGGCATGTCCTCCAAACCACTGAACATTCAAATGCTGCTCACATCCACGCATCCCCAAGTCTCGAACACTGTCTATCATTGCGATGGATGAACCTTCGTCCAGGAGTGCGTAAGTGTCCACACTGTATAGGCGCTGCGAAACTTGCCCACTCAACGCGTTCGCTCATAGGCAATTTTGACACAAGTTCGTCGAGTAATGTAGGGTTTGACAAATGTAATTTCCCACCATGTGTAAATTGTTGCAAATGGATCAACTGCTCCGGGCGCCCAAATCTAAATTTTACCAACTCAATTATACTATCGATCGATATACCGTTGGTTATTTTCGTAGTTGCAGTACCCATAAATCGCGGTTCACTCGATGAAAGCCGTATAAAATATGGGCCAATCTTCCGGCTGTCTAGAAAAGTCTGGCAAATCCTGCAATTTCCTGGCCAAACTCGATGACTGAGCGGCTGTAGAACTTATATTGGCGAATGTAGGCATTGTCGTTGAATTAGACTGGATCGAAGGTGTATCCATCCCCAAATGAGTTGTACTGTACATGTGGTTTGTAGCAGCTGTACCTATTCCAAAGTTTGGCGGAGTGTAACGGGAATCGGTAGGCTGCGACAACGGTACTGTACAGTTCACTATAGCCGGCGAATGTTTTTGTTAATTGAACGGTTCCCAATTGTACTGTTGTCGTCGATGTTTGCGATAATGGAAGCTCGGCAGCAACATTGTTGATAGATGTATCCAAATTAGACGCTTCACCACGCGATTGGTGCTCCCTAATATCACACAAACTACTCTCTAGCATGGCAATGCGTTTCTGTAAAGCAGAAATAACATTTTCTTGACGTGCGAAGGCAGCTGATGATCCTCGAGTGATGGCCTCGGTGGCTGTAGGAGCGGCTGGTAAATCACTGGATACATTGGCAGCGGATGCATTACTACTCTGGCTGGGTTTTTGGTATATTTGGTTTAtggtttatttctaaatacacaatcatttaaattatgcacttacaaagaattataatatatttcacttacCGCAGTGTGTCCTTCCACCTTCCTGGCTGGCTGATCGATGACAAAGCTCGAATATGATTTGCCAGAACTTATATGCGCAAATATTGTCATTTACCGTACAGATCAGCACAGGAGAATAGGGGAACTGCACACTACAGTTTACAAACAACAAGCATGTAGATAACTTAACAAATGTAGTTTGTGCCTACCTGTTTATGCAAAGGGTGAATGGCAAACATATAAATCGCACAAACAAGGAAACAGAAACTGTATAGCGGGaaatgtatgtacttaaatGGAATGCGAGACAATTCAAGAGCATATAAAGAAATTGGAATTGAAACATACAACTGTAAAATAAACatagtaattaaatataatattagggtGGGCCCGAATCTAGGAATGTTTTCCTTTGATTCGAGATGGCATATCTTGAAGGTACTATTTGAGTTTTATCCAGATGCCTTCATTGATACTTGATTTATACACTGTAATGTGAAAGAgccagatgaaatttaaaattgtgttatatgcgCAGTAGCCGTGATTGTAGTCGAAGCTCGTTAGAAGATTTCACCTAAAgatgggcggtgccactcccATTGCCAAATGTTTACACTGATTTCCGTACCATCTTGGCAGTAAAATTTCATGCTtctaaagtatttatttagttagtaCTTTCAATAGTTTTAAACATAACCATTAAATGGGGGTAAGAATTccgccgagttgacagtccttggtcgGCTAAAAATCCGGATCCGTTcaggttacgtagacccgactgtcgtgggaacggaccGTTTAGTATCTTTATTTGTGGCTTTTTTATTCCACGTTACCTAGTCATTCGTTTACAAGTCTGTTGACTGCAGAAGCCATCCGCAAAGCAGAGTCCTGTTATAGTAGCGGACTGAAGTATACCGGCAACTATAATCCAGTAGTCTTACACAATTGGAATATTAATCTATTCggaaagtaaacaaaattacGAAAAACCCAGTCCTTTGACAAATTAATACCCGATCTTTGATTTTTGTCCTTAAGTGATTTTTTTCCAGGTCTCATCAAACAGTAAGAAATATTAAACCCGGTGATCCAGATAGAGTTTTGATTCCAATACATGCTAAGCATTTCTACTAGAGCTTCCGAAAGAAATTTCTGTGATCCAACAGCTAGTCCATTTTTCATAAAGGTTAAAGTATTACTTCCGCCATTAAGTTAGGCTTGGATGTTGGAGTTCGATTAGAGTCTACTAGTCTAGAGTGTAGACTCTAGCTCTACTCTACACAGAAACAAAGTCAGTTGAGAAAGATGTAAATATTGTGTGACACCAAAGGAAACATTAGTAAAATGGATTGCCTAGAAAATTGACCTCCGAATCGCGGTTTCGTTGCGTAAAAATCTTCTGCTCATTGTCTGTGTTCAACCGGGTAGAGAAAACCTGACAAAAAAAAGCTTACGAATATTTTCTACCGAAGTTCCTTAGGCACCAAAAAATCCCACCTgaagaaataattttcaaacccTCTTCGTCCTAAAAACACATCTTCTTATCTTTTCCCTCAACTTACAATTTATCATGTTTCTGCTGTGTCATTTTCAAGTTCAACTGGCGTTGCCGCTGCCGCAAGAGCGTTTATTTGTTCAGTACACTCCACTGCACCGTTTTGTTGGCCAATGGCCAAGATCTGCTGCAGCCAAAACACCGTTAACGTCAACACCATTACCACATCTAGTGCATAGCGGAATTTTTGAATAATGTACTTGCTGGCATGCAACTGACGCCGACATGCCACCTCACCATCCGCCATCGACTCCACATGTTATCAGTGTTGTTGCAGTACAACAACGAGTATGCCTGCAGCCGCATCAGTGTGCCAGTAAATCATCGCACATAAAGCGAAAGTTCCATTCATCCATTGAACAGAGGCAGAaaacaaaatgtgaaaaaagtcaGCAACATATAAAAGTATGGCACACAGCTACGCACACAGACTCGTATATTtgtagtatgtatattttaaaaaatatgcttgCTTGTATGTTTCAAAAGTTAACAAAATACTACCTTCCATTCAGTCCATTAGCCTCTCGCGTTAATGCCAGCTTAAAGCGTATACAAAGTGcacgaacaaaacaaaaaaaaaaaagaacgaaaATAAGAAACATGCCAAACCGACAAGCGTGTCTGCATCGTTGACATATTGGCAGGAGTTCTTCATTGATTTTTGGTCACCAGGCCAGCTGGTCCGCATAAATAACGATGCTTCTCTGACAGGCGCAGCGGTTCGAAGCCCAATTCATCCTGTGGTATGCCGAACTGCGTCAACTTGGATTCGTACGTGGCGAGTAGATCATCGTGCGCTTTGCTGACGCGCACCAGCTCGTAGCGCAGCTCGTCAATTAATTTATTCTTCTCATCCAACgacatattaatttgtttctgcATATTTTGTGTAACATCGCCGGAA
The sequence above is drawn from the Bactrocera oleae isolate idBacOlea1 chromosome 5, idBacOlea1, whole genome shotgun sequence genome and encodes:
- the LOC106627923 gene encoding uncharacterized protein: MEEKTMEEKLIETVKLHPCLFDKSSLLFRDKTLKEQAWQTASIATGASIEHCKQRWKSLRDRFVREVVAQQSKSEDAAEEKNEWSYFESMRFLTKHVNPRKTKGNAQWSIDDQLNYSNSPETPQSDSYQTTDCQWVETLQDESGLNESESSIEAPRSKKRSKRQRLYEETLEPFSHPCSNVETVFSKKEEFKNKAVLAMLDELLQKKSEEVQESKGAHERFICLCGTIERVISAKEESKNKAFLTFLDELLQKKSEEVQESLKMEILNHVHNS